One Streptomyces sp. RPA4-2 genomic window carries:
- a CDS encoding Hsp20/alpha crystallin family protein, giving the protein MLMRTDPFRELDRLAQQLTGGAGTWTRPSTMPMDAYREGEEYVIALDLPGVAKDAIDIDVERNMLTVKAERRPVAKADDVQLELSERPLGVFSRQLVLADTLDTERITADYEAGVLTLRIPIAERAKPRKIAIGRESDRKQLGG; this is encoded by the coding sequence ATGTTGATGCGCACTGACCCCTTCCGCGAACTCGACCGTCTCGCTCAGCAGCTGACGGGCGGGGCCGGCACCTGGACGAGGCCCTCGACCATGCCGATGGACGCCTACCGCGAAGGCGAGGAGTACGTGATCGCCCTCGATCTGCCCGGCGTCGCGAAGGACGCGATCGATATCGATGTCGAGCGGAACATGCTCACCGTCAAGGCCGAGCGGCGCCCGGTCGCGAAGGCCGACGACGTACAGCTGGAGCTCTCCGAGCGGCCCCTGGGCGTCTTCTCCCGCCAGCTGGTCCTGGCCGACACCCTGGACACCGAGCGCATCACGGCCGACTACGAAGCAGGGGTACTGACGCTGCGGATCCCCATCGCCGAACGCGCCAAGCCCCGCAAGATCGCAATCGGCCGGGAGTCCGACCGTAAGCAACTCGGCGGCTGA
- a CDS encoding CBS domain-containing protein, producing MTLVQMQPRPASAGPVHKTVAEVMDAAGPQVCDDMSVEVALSVMAAARTDRLVVCDQDGQCTGLVTRTELTAIREGSAYTDRVRLRDLLGDHGSIASPVTTMAEAEHAMRSRRVVALPVVDGQGNALGVLALSR from the coding sequence GTGACGCTGGTTCAGATGCAGCCCCGCCCGGCGAGCGCCGGCCCCGTGCACAAGACGGTGGCTGAGGTCATGGACGCGGCCGGACCACAGGTCTGTGACGACATGAGCGTCGAGGTTGCGCTGTCCGTCATGGCCGCCGCCCGCACTGACCGGCTGGTCGTCTGCGACCAGGACGGCCAGTGCACCGGCCTGGTCACCCGGACCGAACTCACCGCCATCCGCGAAGGCTCCGCCTACACGGACCGCGTCCGCCTGCGCGACCTCCTCGGCGACCACGGGTCGATCGCCTCACCCGTGACCACGATGGCCGAAGCCGAGCACGCGATGCGCTCCCGCCGGGTCGTTGCCCTGCCGGTGGTCGACGGGCAAGGCAACGCCCTGGGCGTCCTCGCCCTCTCCCGCTGA
- a CDS encoding type III effector protein, with protein sequence MTASPQQQDPAAASFVAAATALNTIREAVRTAQNPQFPAHPQDGQASADQALAALLLLRELRDELAGWEPGLIEAARAAGSSWADLAHPLGVASRQAAERRYLRVRPGTPGTTGEQRVQATRNRRAADRTITTWARANAAELRQLAGQVSALTDLPARARMPLARLANALADNDAAHLIDPLADTHTHLEATHPDLAARIATITHHADQLRQAGDDHD encoded by the coding sequence ATGACCGCTTCCCCCCAGCAGCAGGACCCTGCTGCTGCCTCGTTCGTTGCCGCCGCGACAGCCCTGAACACGATCAGAGAGGCCGTCCGCACCGCCCAGAACCCGCAGTTTCCAGCGCACCCCCAGGACGGACAGGCCAGTGCGGACCAGGCCTTGGCCGCGCTCCTTCTTTTGCGTGAGCTACGCGACGAACTAGCAGGATGGGAACCTGGACTGATCGAGGCAGCCCGGGCCGCAGGCTCCAGCTGGGCGGACCTCGCCCACCCGCTGGGCGTCGCCAGCCGCCAGGCCGCCGAGCGCCGCTACCTGCGTGTACGCCCCGGCACACCGGGCACCACCGGCGAACAGCGCGTACAGGCCACCCGCAACCGTCGGGCCGCCGACCGCACGATTACCACCTGGGCCCGGGCCAACGCCGCCGAACTACGCCAGCTCGCCGGCCAGGTTTCCGCGCTCACGGACCTCCCAGCTCGTGCCCGCATGCCGCTGGCCCGGCTCGCAAACGCCCTAGCCGACAACGACGCCGCCCACCTCATCGATCCACTCGCAGACACCCACACACACCTCGAGGCCACCCACCCCGACCTCGCAGCCCGTATCGCCACCATCACCCACCACGCCGACCAACTGCGCCAGGCCGGTGACGACCACGACTGA
- a CDS encoding transposase, with amino-acid sequence MIDSQSVKADAVAGSESRGFDGGKLVNGRKRHVVVDTLGLLLGVMVTAADTGDRVAARVLLGQVTCAHHRLALIWADGGYTGSLIEFCLAVFALVLAIVKRSDGQKGFVVLHKRWIVERFFAHLMRTRRLVRDFERRTTSAEAMVYWSMILFMTRRLARSHSG; translated from the coding sequence GTGATCGACTCGCAGTCGGTCAAGGCGGACGCCGTCGCCGGCTCCGAAAGCCGTGGGTTCGACGGCGGGAAGCTGGTCAACGGGCGCAAGCGGCACGTCGTGGTCGACACGCTCGGCCTGCTGCTGGGTGTGATGGTCACCGCCGCGGACACCGGCGATCGCGTCGCCGCACGGGTCCTGCTCGGGCAGGTGACCTGCGCGCACCACCGGCTCGCCCTGATCTGGGCCGACGGCGGCTACACCGGTAGTCTGATCGAGTTCTGCCTGGCCGTGTTCGCGCTGGTGCTGGCGATCGTCAAACGCAGCGACGGCCAGAAGGGGTTCGTGGTGCTGCACAAGCGGTGGATCGTCGAGCGGTTCTTCGCCCACCTGATGCGCACCCGCCGCCTGGTGCGCGACTTCGAGCGCCGCACCACCAGCGCCGAAGCGATGGTCTACTGGTCGATGATCCTGTTCATGACGCGCCGCCTTGCCCGGTCACACTCTGGGTGA
- a CDS encoding transposase: protein MVRPLLPGWMRGRGGQPEAYCHGAILDAIRYLVDNGIKWWAMPVDFPPWDRVYAFFRRWRDHVLVREFHDRLRARVREKLGRDAEPTAG, encoded by the coding sequence GTGGTGCGGCCGCTGCTGCCGGGCTGGATGCGCGGCCGGGGTGGGCAGCCGGAGGCGTACTGCCACGGCGCGATACTCGATGCGATCCGCTATCTCGTCGACAATGGCATCAAGTGGTGGGCGATGCCGGTGGACTTCCCGCCATGGGACCGGGTATACGCGTTTTTCCGCCGCTGGCGTGACCACGTGCTGGTCAGGGAGTTCCACGACCGACTGCGCGCCAGGGTCCGCGAGAAGCTGGGCCGCGACGCGGAGCCGACGGCCGGGTGA
- a CDS encoding DUF2267 domain-containing protein codes for MRWEAFLDHVQERGEYTTPQEAERAARTVLALLGAHLVGEVRAELAARLPETFALVLLNPLQTAEPLPPERFLRATAAWIEGATEQTAAWDVSAVLSVAADAAGEELTGRVLLQLPPGYDLLFGRPERA; via the coding sequence ATGCGATGGGAAGCATTCCTCGACCACGTTCAAGAACGCGGCGAGTACACCACACCCCAGGAAGCCGAACGGGCCGCGCGTACCGTTCTGGCGTTGCTGGGCGCGCATCTGGTGGGCGAGGTCCGGGCCGAGCTGGCCGCCCGGCTCCCGGAGACCTTCGCCCTGGTTCTTCTCAACCCGCTGCAGACAGCCGAACCGCTCCCGCCGGAGCGGTTCCTGCGAGCGACTGCGGCGTGGATCGAGGGAGCCACCGAACAGACCGCGGCCTGGGATGTCAGCGCCGTACTGAGCGTGGCCGCCGACGCGGCGGGCGAGGAACTCACCGGCCGCGTCCTGCTCCAGCTCCCCCCGGGCTACGACCTCCTCTTCGGCCGTCCCGAGCGCGCCTGA
- a CDS encoding hemolysin III family protein, which produces MSHEAAEAECTYAAAVRGEHHEDGQPCASHGDDAGEGAHSVAALVERAADLAEPIKPRLRGWLHAGMVPASLIAGIVLICLARTPRAAVACAVYSVTAWLLFATSAIYHRGTWGPRGEAILRRLDHANIFLIIAGTCTPLAVVLLPPSRRSVLLWIVWAGALAGIAFRVLWVGAPRWLYTPCYLALGWAPVRYLPDFLHTGGVAVLALVVAGGLLYSAGAVVYGLQRPDPSPRWFGFHEVFHALTVAAFTAHYIAISLAVY; this is translated from the coding sequence GTGTCGCACGAAGCTGCGGAAGCCGAATGCACGTACGCCGCCGCAGTGCGTGGAGAACACCATGAAGACGGGCAGCCCTGCGCATCACACGGTGACGATGCAGGGGAGGGCGCGCATTCGGTTGCCGCTCTGGTGGAGCGGGCGGCCGACTTGGCCGAACCGATCAAGCCGAGGCTGCGGGGCTGGCTCCATGCAGGAATGGTTCCCGCCTCACTGATCGCCGGCATCGTGCTCATCTGCCTGGCCCGCACCCCGCGGGCAGCCGTGGCCTGCGCCGTGTACTCGGTCACCGCCTGGCTGCTGTTCGCCACGAGCGCCATCTACCACCGTGGCACCTGGGGGCCGCGCGGCGAGGCGATCCTGCGGCGTCTCGACCACGCCAACATCTTCCTGATCATCGCCGGTACCTGCACGCCCCTTGCGGTGGTCCTTCTCCCGCCCAGCCGGCGGTCCGTGCTGCTGTGGATCGTGTGGGCGGGCGCATTGGCCGGCATCGCCTTCCGGGTCCTGTGGGTCGGAGCCCCGCGCTGGCTCTACACCCCGTGCTACCTCGCCCTGGGATGGGCACCGGTGCGCTACCTGCCCGACTTCCTGCACACCGGCGGAGTGGCCGTACTCGCCCTGGTGGTGGCCGGCGGTCTTCTCTACAGTGCGGGCGCGGTCGTCTATGGTCTGCAGCGCCCCGACCCCTCGCCGCGGTGGTTCGGCTTCCACGAGGTGTTCCACGCCCTGACCGTGGCTGCCTTCACGGCGCACTACATCGCCATCTCCCTCGCCGTCTACTGA
- a CDS encoding cold-shock protein produces the protein MAAGTVKWFNAEKGFGFIEQDGGGADVFAHFSNIAAQGFRELLEGQKVNFDIAQGQKGLTAENIVPA, from the coding sequence ATGGCTGCTGGTACCGTGAAGTGGTTCAACGCCGAAAAGGGTTTCGGCTTCATCGAGCAGGACGGTGGCGGCGCTGACGTGTTCGCCCACTTCTCGAACATCGCCGCCCAGGGCTTCCGTGAGCTGCTCGAAGGCCAGAAGGTGAACTTCGACATCGCGCAGGGCCAGAAGGGCCTGACGGCCGAGAACATCGTTCCGGCCTGA
- a CDS encoding MarR family transcriptional regulator, with protein sequence MASWAAAGVVREIREVLTGRIRRQVGKGARAVGTVSDLQAGIAASTVGRTLTAPTLAINRRHRGRVVDIRGLPLMVMKPNSLRTFAAGQHRRTEQMVIEQTGKWSFLSGYARVLIVVARDPALRLRDIAAACHITERTAQNIVTGLEQAGYLRRERAGRRTRYNVCPDGTLRHPTEAHLPVRALLELFTRHDGKR encoded by the coding sequence ATGGCCAGCTGGGCGGCGGCCGGTGTCGTCAGAGAGATCCGGGAGGTGCTGACCGGACGGATCCGCCGCCAGGTGGGCAAAGGAGCCAGGGCGGTGGGCACGGTCAGTGACTTGCAGGCAGGCATAGCGGCTTCGACCGTGGGAAGGACTCTCACGGCTCCGACCCTGGCAATCAACCGCCGCCACCGTGGTCGAGTGGTCGACATCCGCGGCCTGCCACTGATGGTGATGAAACCGAATTCCCTGCGGACGTTCGCAGCTGGGCAACATCGAAGAACGGAGCAGATGGTGATCGAACAAACCGGGAAGTGGAGCTTCCTCAGCGGCTACGCCCGCGTACTGATCGTCGTCGCCCGCGATCCTGCCCTCCGCCTGCGGGACATCGCCGCGGCCTGCCACATCACCGAACGCACCGCTCAGAACATCGTCACCGGCCTTGAACAGGCCGGCTACCTGCGCCGGGAGCGCGCCGGACGGCGCACGCGCTACAACGTCTGCCCGGACGGCACCCTCCGTCATCCAACCGAGGCGCACCTGCCCGTCCGGGCGCTGCTGGAACTCTTCACCCGACACGACGGCAAGCGCTGA
- a CDS encoding SCO5918 family protein, translating to MRCVIARFPFELTKNGVLESMRGIKPEPVAGETVIIGRRHYPVKQVGQVITRQDRRDFSAGEVLRAMARLGFTCRTLPEAAPVRILSSLQQASAMLGTPVSV from the coding sequence ATGCGCTGCGTCATCGCCCGCTTCCCCTTCGAGCTCACCAAGAACGGCGTACTGGAATCGATGAGGGGCATCAAGCCCGAACCGGTCGCCGGCGAAACCGTGATCATCGGCCGCCGCCACTACCCCGTCAAGCAGGTCGGCCAGGTCATCACCCGCCAGGACCGCCGTGATTTCAGCGCCGGCGAAGTCCTCCGGGCCATGGCTCGGCTCGGCTTCACCTGCCGCACTCTCCCCGAGGCCGCACCCGTACGCATCCTCAGCTCGCTCCAGCAAGCTTCCGCGATGCTCGGCACTCCCGTGTCCGTCTGA
- a CDS encoding RNA polymerase sigma factor SigF, translating to MTVTKTAEARTVVLPEIADPSKVAPKDARQLSRLFFDQLAVLEEGTPEYQYARNTLIEMNMSLVQYAAGRFRSRGQDEMEDIVQVGTIGLIKAIDRFELSREVEFTSFAVPYIVGEIKRFFRDTSWAVHVPRRLQEARIQLAKATEELRSRLGRMPTVRELSQLMCLSEEEVNEARLASNGYNSSSLDATISSSEDGEAALADFIGIDDRALELVEDFNALAPMIAELDDRERRIIHMRFVEELTQAQIGERLGVSQMHVSRLLNRTLAKLREGMLTTS from the coding sequence ATGACAGTGACGAAGACGGCAGAGGCACGGACCGTGGTGCTTCCCGAGATTGCGGACCCGTCGAAGGTCGCCCCCAAGGACGCCCGGCAGTTGTCCAGGCTGTTCTTCGACCAGCTCGCCGTGCTCGAAGAGGGCACACCCGAGTACCAGTACGCGCGCAACACCCTCATCGAGATGAACATGTCCCTCGTTCAGTACGCGGCCGGGCGCTTCCGCAGCCGGGGCCAGGACGAGATGGAGGACATCGTCCAGGTCGGCACGATCGGGCTGATCAAGGCGATCGACCGGTTCGAGCTGTCCCGCGAGGTCGAGTTCACCTCCTTCGCGGTCCCCTACATCGTCGGTGAGATCAAGCGCTTCTTCCGCGACACCTCCTGGGCGGTCCATGTCCCCCGCCGTCTACAGGAAGCCCGTATCCAGCTCGCCAAAGCCACCGAGGAACTCCGCAGCCGGCTGGGGCGCATGCCCACCGTCAGGGAACTCTCGCAGCTGATGTGCCTGAGCGAGGAGGAAGTCAACGAAGCGCGTCTGGCTTCCAACGGCTACAACTCCTCCTCCCTCGACGCCACCATCAGCTCCAGCGAGGACGGCGAAGCGGCGCTGGCCGACTTCATCGGCATCGATGACCGCGCTCTCGAACTCGTCGAGGACTTCAACGCCCTCGCCCCGATGATCGCCGAACTCGATGACCGCGAGCGGCGCATCATCCACATGCGGTTCGTCGAGGAACTCACCCAGGCCCAGATCGGCGAACGCCTCGGCGTCTCCCAGATGCACGTCTCGCGCCTGCTCAATCGCACCCTCGCCAAGCTCCGCGAAGGCATGCTCACCACCAGCTGA